A section of the Primulina eburnea isolate SZY01 chromosome 1, ASM2296580v1, whole genome shotgun sequence genome encodes:
- the LOC140841599 gene encoding uncharacterized protein isoform X2, with protein sequence MDSKEEATAEGYRHFTTTDNSGGSTTTMALQRKRARRVSFAEMTSVHFFDRDEEDNETPLAKAAKMDSVSSNELYFGLELEQSKEIDGEDIDVEEMEMPRSFLRPLGSPSPGGSTIGSASSNDEDNFFGPVSASFIRPGRLSDSAASDDTHDVTMDSTAFSMHYRSLARSDSGGELKTPTVGQLCFEDKTPVNANVESSMVFSSLKKLRPKSSSPISKLSGSHNSNEMSLVVENLNRYDYEKLSPGLDALLAESKKNLLSVTAHDDVTASKSPKKTENESLSSPNHGDNTVSLSNYARKEQGVACSHDKANGDVSDLSSKLDKEDDILGSFSHKKLLPNAFDVTASCSSDYRPNSSPYQLSKDEYESPLVLSKSPVKQQILLTAASPCNDLKMASSLQENPDSFLTIENIEHQNMETPIQRSISKLESMEKSSFCSAFSARVDNTMIKTLEFVKSPLDTISYKNCDIFKSDLMKDIVRQRNLTNAYQSKELKNSSSLDNDQVESFNHFGDENHLEKHFGYVTSVKSPTSVSARKLSSVLKYGQTAGSNSKHGVFTKKSSEDVLMTKTESLLAEIASSIEGRAIVTPSKVVSSREKILVNNFLASQGHQFNHSKNLMLQNQLKQFMDFDKDQGFAPVENLVDPNLSAETGKVDVVALGVKALSNLPTFEVNHSKLLIGMEVTDGREIDIYNNENFGITGNFTILGKDSKSRTMLPKTPDRGIKNWTNTSRFANNLAGEEFRAISGGTCSSSPSVNLNERSLKCQRSQSNDLETLEYPNDCDMETTIGREIKHWTNIFSKFSEDSKHLIFESDCEFNLKMFDVLRDLLVHLKKSKLYDTLFTDAAPKSTSALHELQIERVAETNIMLSQIVLETAKLQLNHLKRETLLKRLQLLSSRIQESQLIRTDLSSCSTETSTSDIRIHAVGYQSVSAYPNEVNEVCHKKLTMMRSVLEALERKISNLNRNFHASCKIRTEPGCGDTIALVNEHFTKRAYRRFARQDMQMWVVHSVDSTDNRHNIVLDYLGLVIQSIKVVGPTASISFSFEANDTNLMKNFPNMDACTAVKFLCNAEIKCKYAGSKTLVREIQVTSSLLGTLLDVFEEVQLAQIEFQNLTESSFCSPSVEQLVLKLCFYSFIAERKVVLELDMSCLKRGIYPSDILPFQIALPPDVQKCSLSESILDEIKDVLKNLKTGYMRILRLCSCVSQVVQAASSA encoded by the exons ATGGATTCCAAGGAAGAAGCTACAGCTGAGGGTTACCGCCACTTCACCACGACGGATAATTCTGGCGGCAGCACCACCACAATGGCTCTGCAGAGGAAGAGGGCACGGAGAGTCAGTTTTGCAGAGATGACTTCTGTTCATTTCTTCGATCGAGATGAAGAAGATAACGAAACCCCTCTGGCTAAAGCTGCAAAAATGGACAGCGTTTCGTCCAATGAACTGTATTTTGGACTGGAATTGGAACAATCTAAGGAAATTGATGGCGAGGATATTGATGTTGAAGAAATGGAAATGCCAAGATCATTTTTGCGACCGTTGGGGTCACCTTCCCCTGGAGGGAGCACCATTGGTTCTGCTTCGTCCAATGACG AAGATAATTTCTTTGGGCCCGTATCCGCCAGTTTTATAAGGCCTGGGCGGTTGTCTGATTCTGCAGCTTCAGATGATACTCATGATGTTACAATGGATTCAACTGCTTTTTCCATGCATTACCGTAGCCTTGCTAGATCAGATTCAGGAGGAGAATTGAAAACCCCGACAGTAGGTCAACTGTGTTTTGAGGATAAAACACCTGTGAATGCAAATGTAGAGAGCTCCATGGTATTCTCTTCACTAAAAAAGCTAAGGCCCAAATCTTCTTCACCGATATCAAAATTAAGCGGTAGTCACAATTCCAATGAAATGAGCCTAGTAGTAGAAAACCTTAACCGATATGACTATGAGAAACTATCACCGGGATTGGATGCACTTTTGGCAGAAAGTAAGAAAAATTTACTTTCTGTAACTGCACATGATGATGTAACCGCTTCAAAATCACCTAAAAAGACTGAAAATGAGTCTTTATCATCACCCAATCACGGGGATAACACTGTGAGCTTGAGCAATTATGCAAGGAAAGAGCAAGGTGTGGCTTGTTCTCATGATAAGGCAAATGGGGATGTATCTGATCTTAGCAGCAAATTGGATAAGGAAGATGACATTCTTGGAAGCTTTTCTCATAAAAAACTCCTGCCCAATGCATTCGATGTTACAGCTAGTTGCTCATCTGATTATAGACCAAATTCATCACCATATCAATTGAGTAAA GATGAGTATGAATCCCCATTGGTATTGTCTAAATCTCCTGTCAAACAGCAAATTCTTCTAACGGCTGCTTCTCCATGTAACGATCTCAAAATGGCAAGTTCTTTGCAAGAAAATCCAGATTCCTTTTTGACAATTGAAAACATAGAACATCAAAATATGGAGACTCCAATTCAACGAAGCATCTCCAAACTGGAATCAATGGAGAAATCTTCGTTTTGTTCTGCCTTCAGTGCCCGAGTGGATAATACCATGATCAAGACCCTGGAGTTTGTAAAATCCCCTCTTGATACTATTTCGTACAAAAATtgtgatatttttaaaagtgaTCTCATGAAGGATATTGTGAGACAAAGAAACCTCACAAATGCTTATCAAAGTAAAGAATTGAAAAATTCCTCAAGCTTGGATAATGACCAGGTAGAGAGTTTTAACCATTTTGGTGATGAAAATCATTTGGAAAAACATTTTGGCTATGTAACTAGTGTGAAATCCCCAACTAGTGTGAGTGCCAGGAAGCTTTcttcagttttaaaatatgGACAAACTGCTGGAAGTAATTCGAAGCATGGTGTGTTCACAAAAAAGTCGAGTGAAGATGTATTAATGACCAAAACTGAGTCTTTATTGGCTGAAATTGCTTCAAGCATAGAAGGCAGAGCAATTGTGACTCCAAGCAAGGTTGTTTCTTCTCGTGAAAAAATTTTGGTTAATAATTTTTTAGCTTCTCAAGGTCATCAATTTAATCATTCTAAAAATTTAATGCTTCAGAATCAGCTCAAACAATTTATGGATTTTGACAAAGATCAGGGTTTTGCTCCAGTGGAAAATCTTGTTGATCCAAATCTGTCAGCGGAAACTGGTAAGGTAGATGTTGTTGCCTTGGGAGTGAAGGCATTGTCAAACTTGCCTACTTTTGAAGTCAACCACTCCAAACTATTGATCGGGATGGAAGTAACAGATGGCAGAGAAATTGATATTTATAACAACGAGAATTTTGGAATCACTGGTAACTTCACTATTCTTGGTAAAGATAGTAAATCTCGAACCATGCTTCCTAAGACTCCAGACAGAGGTATAAAAAATTGGACAAACACCTCTAGATTTGCAAATAACCTTGCTGGTGAAGAATTCAGAGCTATTTCTGGTGGAACCTGTTCTTCATCGCCTAGTGTGAACTTAAATGAG AGAAGCCTCAAGTGTCAGAGAAGCCAGAGTAATGATCTAGAAACACTGGAGTATCCTAACGATTGTGACATGGAAACAACGATAGGCCGAGAGATAAAGCATTGGACTAAT atattttcaaaattctccGAGGATTCTAAACATTTGATTTTTGAATCAGACTGTGAGTTTAATCTCAAGATG TTTGACGTGCTCAGAGATTTATTGGTTCACCTGAAAAAGTCAAAATTATATGATACGTTGTTCACTGATGCCGCTCCCAAG AGTACGTCTGCTCTCCATGAACTCCAAATCGAGAG AGTAGCCGAAACAAATATAATGTTATCGCAAATTGTACTAGAGACGGCAAAATTACAGCTGAACCATTTAAAGAGGGAGACTCTGTTG AAAAGGTTACAACTGTTAAGTTCAAGAATACAGGAGTCACAATTGATAAGAACAGATCTGTCCTCATGTTCAACGGAGACATCCACCTCTGATATCCGAATTCATGCTGTTGGCTACCAGTCAGTTTCTGCATATCCGAATGAAGTGAATGAG GTTTGCCACAAAAAATTGACTATGATGAGGAGTGTCTTAGAAGCTTTGGAgagaaaaatttcaaacttgaACAGAAATTTCCACGCATCTTGCAAAATTAGAACTGAGCCAGGATGTGGTGACACCATTGCTTTAGTTAATGAACATTTTACGAAAAGGGCTTATCGCAGGTTTGCTCGTCAAGATATGCAG ATGTGGGTGGTTCATAGTGTGGACAGCACGGACAATCGGCACAATATTGTCCTCGACTACCTTGGCCTTGTTATCCAGAG TATAAAAGTTGTTGGTCCTACAGCAAGCATATCATTTTCATTTGAAGCCAATGATACTAACTTGATGAAG AATTTTCCAAATATGGATGCTTGCACGGCAGTTAAATTTTTGTGTAATGCCGAGATCAAGTGCAAATATGCTGGATCTAAAACTCTGGTTCGAGAAATACAA GTGACCAGTTCACTTTTAGGTACCTTGCTAGATGTGTTTGAGGAGGTACAGCTAGCACAAATCGAGTTCCAGAATTTGACAGAGTCAAGTTTTTGTTCACCATCTG TTGAGcagcttgttctgaagctttGTTTCTATAGTTTCATCGCCGAGAGGAAGGTGGTTCTGGAGCTTGACATGTCTTGCTTGAAAAG GGGAATCTATCCTTCGGATATTCTTCCATTCCAAATTGCACTGCCTCCTGATGTGCAGAAATGTTCGTTGTCAGAATCAATCTTAGATGAGATTAAAGATGTACTCAAGAATCTTAAAACAGGGTACATGAGAATTTTACGGCTCTGCAGTTGTGTGTCACAGGTGGTTCAAGCTGCTTCAAGCGCATAA
- the LOC140841599 gene encoding uncharacterized protein isoform X1, translating to MDSKEEATAEGYRHFTTTDNSGGSTTTMALQRKRARRVSFAEMTSVHFFDRDEEDNETPLAKAAKMDSVSSNELYFGLELEQSKEIDGEDIDVEEMEMPRSFLRPLGSPSPGGSTIGSASSNDEDNFFGPVSASFIRPGRLSDSAASDDTHDVTMDSTAFSMHYRSLARSDSGGELKTPTVGQLCFEDKTPVNANVESSMVFSSLKKLRPKSSSPISKLSGSHNSNEMSLVVENLNRYDYEKLSPGLDALLAESKKNLLSVTAHDDVTASKSPKKTENESLSSPNHGDNTVSLSNYARKEQGVACSHDKANGDVSDLSSKLDKEDDILGSFSHKKLLPNAFDVTASCSSDYRPNSSPYQLSKDEYESPLVLSKSPVKQQILLTAASPCNDLKMASSLQENPDSFLTIENIEHQNMETPIQRSISKLESMEKSSFCSAFSARVDNTMIKTLEFVKSPLDTISYKNCDIFKSDLMKDIVRQRNLTNAYQSKELKNSSSLDNDQVESFNHFGDENHLEKHFGYVTSVKSPTSVSARKLSSVLKYGQTAGSNSKHGVFTKKSSEDVLMTKTESLLAEIASSIEGRAIVTPSKVVSSREKILVNNFLASQGHQFNHSKNLMLQNQLKQFMDFDKDQGFAPVENLVDPNLSAETGKVDVVALGVKALSNLPTFEVNHSKLLIGMEVTDGREIDIYNNENFGITGNFTILGKDSKSRTMLPKTPDRGIKNWTNTSRFANNLAGEEFRAISGGTCSSSPSVNLNERSLKCQRSQSNDLETLEYPNDCDMETTIGREIKHWTNIFSKFSEDSKHLIFESDCEFNLKMFDVLRDLLVHLKKSKLYDTLFTDAAPKSTSALHELQIERVAETNIMLSQIVLETAKLQLNHLKRETLLKRLQLLSSRIQESQLIRTDLSSCSTETSTSDIRIHAVGYQSVSAYPNEVNERQVCHKKLTMMRSVLEALERKISNLNRNFHASCKIRTEPGCGDTIALVNEHFTKRAYRRFARQDMQMWVVHSVDSTDNRHNIVLDYLGLVIQSIKVVGPTASISFSFEANDTNLMKNFPNMDACTAVKFLCNAEIKCKYAGSKTLVREIQVTSSLLGTLLDVFEEVQLAQIEFQNLTESSFCSPSVEQLVLKLCFYSFIAERKVVLELDMSCLKRGIYPSDILPFQIALPPDVQKCSLSESILDEIKDVLKNLKTGYMRILRLCSCVSQVVQAASSA from the exons ATGGATTCCAAGGAAGAAGCTACAGCTGAGGGTTACCGCCACTTCACCACGACGGATAATTCTGGCGGCAGCACCACCACAATGGCTCTGCAGAGGAAGAGGGCACGGAGAGTCAGTTTTGCAGAGATGACTTCTGTTCATTTCTTCGATCGAGATGAAGAAGATAACGAAACCCCTCTGGCTAAAGCTGCAAAAATGGACAGCGTTTCGTCCAATGAACTGTATTTTGGACTGGAATTGGAACAATCTAAGGAAATTGATGGCGAGGATATTGATGTTGAAGAAATGGAAATGCCAAGATCATTTTTGCGACCGTTGGGGTCACCTTCCCCTGGAGGGAGCACCATTGGTTCTGCTTCGTCCAATGACG AAGATAATTTCTTTGGGCCCGTATCCGCCAGTTTTATAAGGCCTGGGCGGTTGTCTGATTCTGCAGCTTCAGATGATACTCATGATGTTACAATGGATTCAACTGCTTTTTCCATGCATTACCGTAGCCTTGCTAGATCAGATTCAGGAGGAGAATTGAAAACCCCGACAGTAGGTCAACTGTGTTTTGAGGATAAAACACCTGTGAATGCAAATGTAGAGAGCTCCATGGTATTCTCTTCACTAAAAAAGCTAAGGCCCAAATCTTCTTCACCGATATCAAAATTAAGCGGTAGTCACAATTCCAATGAAATGAGCCTAGTAGTAGAAAACCTTAACCGATATGACTATGAGAAACTATCACCGGGATTGGATGCACTTTTGGCAGAAAGTAAGAAAAATTTACTTTCTGTAACTGCACATGATGATGTAACCGCTTCAAAATCACCTAAAAAGACTGAAAATGAGTCTTTATCATCACCCAATCACGGGGATAACACTGTGAGCTTGAGCAATTATGCAAGGAAAGAGCAAGGTGTGGCTTGTTCTCATGATAAGGCAAATGGGGATGTATCTGATCTTAGCAGCAAATTGGATAAGGAAGATGACATTCTTGGAAGCTTTTCTCATAAAAAACTCCTGCCCAATGCATTCGATGTTACAGCTAGTTGCTCATCTGATTATAGACCAAATTCATCACCATATCAATTGAGTAAA GATGAGTATGAATCCCCATTGGTATTGTCTAAATCTCCTGTCAAACAGCAAATTCTTCTAACGGCTGCTTCTCCATGTAACGATCTCAAAATGGCAAGTTCTTTGCAAGAAAATCCAGATTCCTTTTTGACAATTGAAAACATAGAACATCAAAATATGGAGACTCCAATTCAACGAAGCATCTCCAAACTGGAATCAATGGAGAAATCTTCGTTTTGTTCTGCCTTCAGTGCCCGAGTGGATAATACCATGATCAAGACCCTGGAGTTTGTAAAATCCCCTCTTGATACTATTTCGTACAAAAATtgtgatatttttaaaagtgaTCTCATGAAGGATATTGTGAGACAAAGAAACCTCACAAATGCTTATCAAAGTAAAGAATTGAAAAATTCCTCAAGCTTGGATAATGACCAGGTAGAGAGTTTTAACCATTTTGGTGATGAAAATCATTTGGAAAAACATTTTGGCTATGTAACTAGTGTGAAATCCCCAACTAGTGTGAGTGCCAGGAAGCTTTcttcagttttaaaatatgGACAAACTGCTGGAAGTAATTCGAAGCATGGTGTGTTCACAAAAAAGTCGAGTGAAGATGTATTAATGACCAAAACTGAGTCTTTATTGGCTGAAATTGCTTCAAGCATAGAAGGCAGAGCAATTGTGACTCCAAGCAAGGTTGTTTCTTCTCGTGAAAAAATTTTGGTTAATAATTTTTTAGCTTCTCAAGGTCATCAATTTAATCATTCTAAAAATTTAATGCTTCAGAATCAGCTCAAACAATTTATGGATTTTGACAAAGATCAGGGTTTTGCTCCAGTGGAAAATCTTGTTGATCCAAATCTGTCAGCGGAAACTGGTAAGGTAGATGTTGTTGCCTTGGGAGTGAAGGCATTGTCAAACTTGCCTACTTTTGAAGTCAACCACTCCAAACTATTGATCGGGATGGAAGTAACAGATGGCAGAGAAATTGATATTTATAACAACGAGAATTTTGGAATCACTGGTAACTTCACTATTCTTGGTAAAGATAGTAAATCTCGAACCATGCTTCCTAAGACTCCAGACAGAGGTATAAAAAATTGGACAAACACCTCTAGATTTGCAAATAACCTTGCTGGTGAAGAATTCAGAGCTATTTCTGGTGGAACCTGTTCTTCATCGCCTAGTGTGAACTTAAATGAG AGAAGCCTCAAGTGTCAGAGAAGCCAGAGTAATGATCTAGAAACACTGGAGTATCCTAACGATTGTGACATGGAAACAACGATAGGCCGAGAGATAAAGCATTGGACTAAT atattttcaaaattctccGAGGATTCTAAACATTTGATTTTTGAATCAGACTGTGAGTTTAATCTCAAGATG TTTGACGTGCTCAGAGATTTATTGGTTCACCTGAAAAAGTCAAAATTATATGATACGTTGTTCACTGATGCCGCTCCCAAG AGTACGTCTGCTCTCCATGAACTCCAAATCGAGAG AGTAGCCGAAACAAATATAATGTTATCGCAAATTGTACTAGAGACGGCAAAATTACAGCTGAACCATTTAAAGAGGGAGACTCTGTTG AAAAGGTTACAACTGTTAAGTTCAAGAATACAGGAGTCACAATTGATAAGAACAGATCTGTCCTCATGTTCAACGGAGACATCCACCTCTGATATCCGAATTCATGCTGTTGGCTACCAGTCAGTTTCTGCATATCCGAATGAAGTGAATGAG CGCCAGGTTTGCCACAAAAAATTGACTATGATGAGGAGTGTCTTAGAAGCTTTGGAgagaaaaatttcaaacttgaACAGAAATTTCCACGCATCTTGCAAAATTAGAACTGAGCCAGGATGTGGTGACACCATTGCTTTAGTTAATGAACATTTTACGAAAAGGGCTTATCGCAGGTTTGCTCGTCAAGATATGCAG ATGTGGGTGGTTCATAGTGTGGACAGCACGGACAATCGGCACAATATTGTCCTCGACTACCTTGGCCTTGTTATCCAGAG TATAAAAGTTGTTGGTCCTACAGCAAGCATATCATTTTCATTTGAAGCCAATGATACTAACTTGATGAAG AATTTTCCAAATATGGATGCTTGCACGGCAGTTAAATTTTTGTGTAATGCCGAGATCAAGTGCAAATATGCTGGATCTAAAACTCTGGTTCGAGAAATACAA GTGACCAGTTCACTTTTAGGTACCTTGCTAGATGTGTTTGAGGAGGTACAGCTAGCACAAATCGAGTTCCAGAATTTGACAGAGTCAAGTTTTTGTTCACCATCTG TTGAGcagcttgttctgaagctttGTTTCTATAGTTTCATCGCCGAGAGGAAGGTGGTTCTGGAGCTTGACATGTCTTGCTTGAAAAG GGGAATCTATCCTTCGGATATTCTTCCATTCCAAATTGCACTGCCTCCTGATGTGCAGAAATGTTCGTTGTCAGAATCAATCTTAGATGAGATTAAAGATGTACTCAAGAATCTTAAAACAGGGTACATGAGAATTTTACGGCTCTGCAGTTGTGTGTCACAGGTGGTTCAAGCTGCTTCAAGCGCATAA
- the LOC140841599 gene encoding uncharacterized protein isoform X3, translating into MDSKEEATAEGYRHFTTTDNSGGSTTTMALQRKRARRVSFAEMTSVHFFDRDEEDNETPLAKAAKMDSVSSNELYFGLELEQSKEIDGEDIDVEEMEMPRSFLRPLGSPSPGGSTIGSASSNDEDNFFGPVSASFIRPGRLSDSAASDDTHDVTMDSTAFSMHYRSLARSDSGGELKTPTVGQLCFEDKTPVNANVESSMVFSSLKKLRPKSSSPISKLSGSHNSNEMSLVVENLNRYDYEKLSPGLDALLAESKKNLLSVTAHDDVTASKSPKKTENESLSSPNHGDNTVSLSNYARKEQGVACSHDKANGDVSDLSSKLDKEDDILGSFSHKKLLPNAFDVTASCSSDYRPNSSPYQLSKDEYESPLVLSKSPVKQQILLTAASPCNDLKMASSLQENPDSFLTIENIEHQNMETPIQRSISKLESMEKSSFCSAFSARVDNTMIKTLEFVKSPLDTISYKNCDIFKSDLMKDIVRQRNLTNAYQSKELKNSSSLDNDQVESFNHFGDENHLEKHFGYVTSVKSPTSVSARKLSSVLKYGQTAGSNSKHGVFTKKSSEDVLMTKTESLLAEIASSIEGRAIVTPSKNQLKQFMDFDKDQGFAPVENLVDPNLSAETGKVDVVALGVKALSNLPTFEVNHSKLLIGMEVTDGREIDIYNNENFGITGNFTILGKDSKSRTMLPKTPDRGIKNWTNTSRFANNLAGEEFRAISGGTCSSSPSVNLNERSLKCQRSQSNDLETLEYPNDCDMETTIGREIKHWTNIFSKFSEDSKHLIFESDCEFNLKMFDVLRDLLVHLKKSKLYDTLFTDAAPKSTSALHELQIERVAETNIMLSQIVLETAKLQLNHLKRETLLKRLQLLSSRIQESQLIRTDLSSCSTETSTSDIRIHAVGYQSVSAYPNEVNERQVCHKKLTMMRSVLEALERKISNLNRNFHASCKIRTEPGCGDTIALVNEHFTKRAYRRFARQDMQMWVVHSVDSTDNRHNIVLDYLGLVIQSIKVVGPTASISFSFEANDTNLMKNFPNMDACTAVKFLCNAEIKCKYAGSKTLVREIQVTSSLLGTLLDVFEEVQLAQIEFQNLTESSFCSPSVEQLVLKLCFYSFIAERKVVLELDMSCLKRGIYPSDILPFQIALPPDVQKCSLSESILDEIKDVLKNLKTGYMRILRLCSCVSQVVQAASSA; encoded by the exons ATGGATTCCAAGGAAGAAGCTACAGCTGAGGGTTACCGCCACTTCACCACGACGGATAATTCTGGCGGCAGCACCACCACAATGGCTCTGCAGAGGAAGAGGGCACGGAGAGTCAGTTTTGCAGAGATGACTTCTGTTCATTTCTTCGATCGAGATGAAGAAGATAACGAAACCCCTCTGGCTAAAGCTGCAAAAATGGACAGCGTTTCGTCCAATGAACTGTATTTTGGACTGGAATTGGAACAATCTAAGGAAATTGATGGCGAGGATATTGATGTTGAAGAAATGGAAATGCCAAGATCATTTTTGCGACCGTTGGGGTCACCTTCCCCTGGAGGGAGCACCATTGGTTCTGCTTCGTCCAATGACG AAGATAATTTCTTTGGGCCCGTATCCGCCAGTTTTATAAGGCCTGGGCGGTTGTCTGATTCTGCAGCTTCAGATGATACTCATGATGTTACAATGGATTCAACTGCTTTTTCCATGCATTACCGTAGCCTTGCTAGATCAGATTCAGGAGGAGAATTGAAAACCCCGACAGTAGGTCAACTGTGTTTTGAGGATAAAACACCTGTGAATGCAAATGTAGAGAGCTCCATGGTATTCTCTTCACTAAAAAAGCTAAGGCCCAAATCTTCTTCACCGATATCAAAATTAAGCGGTAGTCACAATTCCAATGAAATGAGCCTAGTAGTAGAAAACCTTAACCGATATGACTATGAGAAACTATCACCGGGATTGGATGCACTTTTGGCAGAAAGTAAGAAAAATTTACTTTCTGTAACTGCACATGATGATGTAACCGCTTCAAAATCACCTAAAAAGACTGAAAATGAGTCTTTATCATCACCCAATCACGGGGATAACACTGTGAGCTTGAGCAATTATGCAAGGAAAGAGCAAGGTGTGGCTTGTTCTCATGATAAGGCAAATGGGGATGTATCTGATCTTAGCAGCAAATTGGATAAGGAAGATGACATTCTTGGAAGCTTTTCTCATAAAAAACTCCTGCCCAATGCATTCGATGTTACAGCTAGTTGCTCATCTGATTATAGACCAAATTCATCACCATATCAATTGAGTAAA GATGAGTATGAATCCCCATTGGTATTGTCTAAATCTCCTGTCAAACAGCAAATTCTTCTAACGGCTGCTTCTCCATGTAACGATCTCAAAATGGCAAGTTCTTTGCAAGAAAATCCAGATTCCTTTTTGACAATTGAAAACATAGAACATCAAAATATGGAGACTCCAATTCAACGAAGCATCTCCAAACTGGAATCAATGGAGAAATCTTCGTTTTGTTCTGCCTTCAGTGCCCGAGTGGATAATACCATGATCAAGACCCTGGAGTTTGTAAAATCCCCTCTTGATACTATTTCGTACAAAAATtgtgatatttttaaaagtgaTCTCATGAAGGATATTGTGAGACAAAGAAACCTCACAAATGCTTATCAAAGTAAAGAATTGAAAAATTCCTCAAGCTTGGATAATGACCAGGTAGAGAGTTTTAACCATTTTGGTGATGAAAATCATTTGGAAAAACATTTTGGCTATGTAACTAGTGTGAAATCCCCAACTAGTGTGAGTGCCAGGAAGCTTTcttcagttttaaaatatgGACAAACTGCTGGAAGTAATTCGAAGCATGGTGTGTTCACAAAAAAGTCGAGTGAAGATGTATTAATGACCAAAACTGAGTCTTTATTGGCTGAAATTGCTTCAAGCATAGAAGGCAGAGCAATTGTGACTCCAAGCAAG AATCAGCTCAAACAATTTATGGATTTTGACAAAGATCAGGGTTTTGCTCCAGTGGAAAATCTTGTTGATCCAAATCTGTCAGCGGAAACTGGTAAGGTAGATGTTGTTGCCTTGGGAGTGAAGGCATTGTCAAACTTGCCTACTTTTGAAGTCAACCACTCCAAACTATTGATCGGGATGGAAGTAACAGATGGCAGAGAAATTGATATTTATAACAACGAGAATTTTGGAATCACTGGTAACTTCACTATTCTTGGTAAAGATAGTAAATCTCGAACCATGCTTCCTAAGACTCCAGACAGAGGTATAAAAAATTGGACAAACACCTCTAGATTTGCAAATAACCTTGCTGGTGAAGAATTCAGAGCTATTTCTGGTGGAACCTGTTCTTCATCGCCTAGTGTGAACTTAAATGAG AGAAGCCTCAAGTGTCAGAGAAGCCAGAGTAATGATCTAGAAACACTGGAGTATCCTAACGATTGTGACATGGAAACAACGATAGGCCGAGAGATAAAGCATTGGACTAAT atattttcaaaattctccGAGGATTCTAAACATTTGATTTTTGAATCAGACTGTGAGTTTAATCTCAAGATG TTTGACGTGCTCAGAGATTTATTGGTTCACCTGAAAAAGTCAAAATTATATGATACGTTGTTCACTGATGCCGCTCCCAAG AGTACGTCTGCTCTCCATGAACTCCAAATCGAGAG AGTAGCCGAAACAAATATAATGTTATCGCAAATTGTACTAGAGACGGCAAAATTACAGCTGAACCATTTAAAGAGGGAGACTCTGTTG AAAAGGTTACAACTGTTAAGTTCAAGAATACAGGAGTCACAATTGATAAGAACAGATCTGTCCTCATGTTCAACGGAGACATCCACCTCTGATATCCGAATTCATGCTGTTGGCTACCAGTCAGTTTCTGCATATCCGAATGAAGTGAATGAG CGCCAGGTTTGCCACAAAAAATTGACTATGATGAGGAGTGTCTTAGAAGCTTTGGAgagaaaaatttcaaacttgaACAGAAATTTCCACGCATCTTGCAAAATTAGAACTGAGCCAGGATGTGGTGACACCATTGCTTTAGTTAATGAACATTTTACGAAAAGGGCTTATCGCAGGTTTGCTCGTCAAGATATGCAG ATGTGGGTGGTTCATAGTGTGGACAGCACGGACAATCGGCACAATATTGTCCTCGACTACCTTGGCCTTGTTATCCAGAG TATAAAAGTTGTTGGTCCTACAGCAAGCATATCATTTTCATTTGAAGCCAATGATACTAACTTGATGAAG AATTTTCCAAATATGGATGCTTGCACGGCAGTTAAATTTTTGTGTAATGCCGAGATCAAGTGCAAATATGCTGGATCTAAAACTCTGGTTCGAGAAATACAA GTGACCAGTTCACTTTTAGGTACCTTGCTAGATGTGTTTGAGGAGGTACAGCTAGCACAAATCGAGTTCCAGAATTTGACAGAGTCAAGTTTTTGTTCACCATCTG TTGAGcagcttgttctgaagctttGTTTCTATAGTTTCATCGCCGAGAGGAAGGTGGTTCTGGAGCTTGACATGTCTTGCTTGAAAAG GGGAATCTATCCTTCGGATATTCTTCCATTCCAAATTGCACTGCCTCCTGATGTGCAGAAATGTTCGTTGTCAGAATCAATCTTAGATGAGATTAAAGATGTACTCAAGAATCTTAAAACAGGGTACATGAGAATTTTACGGCTCTGCAGTTGTGTGTCACAGGTGGTTCAAGCTGCTTCAAGCGCATAA